One genomic window of Clostridium taeniosporum includes the following:
- the cls gene encoding cardiolipin synthase, with translation MNIYLTLTLILFIINFICAISLVFIEKRDTTAIWAWLLILFVFPFLGFILYLSFGQNISKKKIFSKKAVIDKNKITKLINDLNKNINNEVAEEYLDLIKMNFYTNYSIYTKENKIKTYINGKEKFEDLFEDIKNAKSFINIEYYIFRFDTLGSKLINLLKQKVNDGIEVRLLVDGMGSKCLTKKQIKYIKSCGLKFSVFFPNIAPYINLRLNYRNHRKIVIIDGDIGYVGGFNVGDEYINRGKQFSFWRDTHIRILGSAVIELNKRFALDWEYAAKENIYEIQLKTINTSFKGDVGIQIVSSGPDNMEEYIKNSYLKIITNAKKYIFIQTPYLVLDHPMIEALKIASFCGVDVRIMVPNKADHFFMGWALSASIDSLIKSGIKFYKYKNGFIHSKTIVSDSSVCSIGTANLDIRSFKLNFEINALIYNSDIAKNYENIFIKDQEKCKLLTIKEYENRGYKTKILESISRLISPIL, from the coding sequence ATGAATATATATTTAACTTTAACATTAATTCTTTTTATTATTAATTTTATATGTGCAATTTCTTTGGTATTTATTGAAAAAAGAGATACAACAGCTATATGGGCCTGGTTATTAATTCTATTTGTTTTTCCCTTTTTAGGATTTATTCTTTATTTATCTTTTGGTCAAAATATATCAAAGAAAAAGATTTTTAGCAAAAAAGCTGTTATCGATAAAAACAAAATAACAAAATTAATAAATGATTTAAATAAAAATATAAATAATGAAGTTGCCGAAGAATACTTAGATCTCATAAAAATGAATTTCTATACTAACTATAGTATCTATACAAAAGAAAATAAAATAAAAACTTATATCAATGGTAAAGAAAAATTTGAAGATTTATTTGAAGATATTAAAAATGCAAAATCTTTTATAAATATCGAATACTATATCTTTAGATTTGATACTCTTGGTTCTAAACTAATAAATTTGCTTAAACAAAAAGTTAATGATGGAATTGAAGTTAGATTATTAGTAGATGGAATGGGGTCTAAATGCTTAACAAAAAAACAAATTAAATATATTAAATCTTGTGGTTTAAAATTTTCAGTTTTTTTTCCAAATATAGCACCATATATTAATCTTAGATTAAATTATAGAAATCATAGAAAAATAGTAATTATTGATGGAGATATAGGTTATGTAGGTGGATTTAATGTTGGTGATGAATATATCAATAGAGGTAAACAATTTTCCTTTTGGAGAGATACTCATATAAGAATTTTAGGATCTGCTGTTATAGAATTAAATAAACGTTTTGCTCTTGATTGGGAATATGCTGCTAAAGAAAATATTTATGAAATTCAATTAAAGACAATCAATACTTCTTTTAAAGGAGATGTTGGAATACAAATAGTTTCATCTGGACCTGATAATATGGAGGAATATATAAAGAATTCTTATTTGAAAATTATAACAAATGCTAAAAAGTATATATTTATACAAACTCCTTATTTAGTTCTTGATCATCCTATGATTGAAGCTTTAAAAATCGCCTCATTTTGTGGAGTTGATGTAAGAATAATGGTTCCAAATAAGGCTGATCATTTTTTTATGGGTTGGGCATTAAGTGCTTCAATCGATAGTCTTATTAAATCTGGCATTAAATTTTACAAATATAAAAATGGCTTTATTCACTCCAAAACCATTGTTTCAGATAGTTCAGTATGTAGTATTGGTACTGCTAATTTAGATATAAGAAGTTTTAAACTTAATTTTGAAATTAATGCTCTAATTTATAATTCTGATATAGCTAAAAATTATGAAAATATATTTATAAAAGATCAAGAGAAATGTAAATTACTCACAATAAAAGAGTATGAAAATAGAGGATACAAAACTAAAATTTTAGAATCTATTTCTAGGTTAATCTCTCCAATTCTTTGA
- a CDS encoding alpha/beta fold hydrolase gives MCKNIKRTVAIFTIMVLITLYFELPYQQVFAFDKDSLNDIYVSENNYEDKMKEIVEPYIDNIKETGYIPGQDGVNIYYEMYKSNNSKANIVISHGFSESLEKYNEIIYYFLNQGYSVFGLEHRGHGRSGSLGVKDKSQINVKDFENYVLDLKELMDEVVIPKSNGKKIFLFAHSMGGGIGSKFLEEYPEYFHAVVLTSPMLEINTGKVPEFIVKLIANTSVALSFGDRYIAGEGKYKGIYDLKGSDTSSDARYRYYYNIVKNNEDLQRGGASYNWLQASIYATEEITSKDNASKVEIPVMLMQADKDDFVKSGGQNKFKKYAKDCNKIFYEGSKHGLFRERDELLRGYLNNVFTFYEENL, from the coding sequence ATGTGCAAAAATATTAAAAGAACAGTTGCTATTTTTACTATTATGGTGTTAATAACTTTATATTTTGAATTACCATATCAACAAGTTTTTGCTTTTGATAAGGATTCATTAAATGATATATATGTATCAGAAAATAATTATGAAGATAAAATGAAAGAAATAGTAGAACCATATATTGATAATATAAAAGAGACAGGTTATATACCAGGGCAAGATGGTGTTAATATATATTATGAAATGTATAAGTCAAATAATTCTAAGGCTAATATTGTTATAAGTCATGGATTTTCTGAATCATTAGAAAAGTATAATGAGATAATTTATTATTTTTTGAATCAAGGATATTCAGTTTTTGGACTAGAGCATAGGGGGCATGGAAGATCTGGTTCTCTTGGAGTTAAAGATAAGAGTCAAATAAATGTAAAAGATTTTGAAAATTATGTTTTAGATTTAAAAGAATTAATGGACGAAGTTGTTATTCCTAAATCTAATGGTAAAAAAATATTTTTATTTGCACATTCAATGGGGGGTGGCATTGGAAGTAAGTTTTTAGAAGAATATCCAGAGTATTTTCATGCAGTAGTTTTAACTTCACCTATGTTAGAAATAAATACTGGTAAAGTACCTGAATTTATAGTTAAATTAATAGCAAACACAAGTGTAGCATTGTCATTTGGTGATAGATATATTGCAGGTGAAGGAAAATATAAAGGAATTTATGATTTAAAGGGTTCTGATACGTCATCAGATGCTAGATATAGATATTATTATAATATAGTAAAAAATAATGAAGATTTGCAAAGAGGTGGTGCTTCATATAATTGGCTTCAAGCATCAATATATGCAACTGAAGAAATTACATCTAAAGATAATGCATCAAAAGTTGAAATTCCTGTAATGCTAATGCAAGCTGATAAAGATGATTTTGTAAAATCAGGTGGACAAAATAAATTTAAAAAATATGCAAAAGATTGTAATAAGATATTTTATGAAGGTTCCAAGCATGGTCTTTTCAGAGAAAGAGATGAGCTATTAAGGGGTTATTTAAATAATGTGTTCACATTCTATGAAGAAAATTTATAA
- a CDS encoding GNAT family N-acetyltransferase gives MHRKLEIIEQKDFDSFFDLLDKSFPNIERRSRKGQKEIFSEILYKVYGIKNGNDKVLGFIATWEFDKFNFIEHFAVDISLRGNGLGTKMLKEYIKNFNKPIYLEVEYPNDAISIRRIEFYKRLGFYLNDFEYVQLPLQVGNELLPLKIMTYPYNISENEFIYFRNNVYDKVYKQNNNIFSF, from the coding sequence ATGCATAGGAAATTAGAAATAATTGAACAAAAGGATTTTGATAGCTTCTTTGACTTATTGGATAAGTCTTTTCCTAATATAGAAAGAAGAAGTCGTAAAGGACAAAAAGAAATATTTAGTGAAATTTTATATAAAGTATATGGAATAAAGAATGGTAATGATAAGGTATTAGGATTTATAGCAACATGGGAATTTGATAAATTTAATTTTATAGAACATTTTGCAGTAGATATAAGTTTAAGAGGTAATGGGTTAGGTACAAAAATGTTAAAAGAGTATATAAAAAATTTTAATAAGCCCATCTATTTAGAGGTAGAATATCCAAATGATGCTATAAGCATACGTAGAATAGAATTTTATAAGAGATTAGGATTTTATTTAAATGATTTTGAGTATGTTCAATTACCATTGCAAGTAGGAAATGAACTATTACCACTAAAAATAATGACATATCCATATAATATAAGTGAGAATGAATTTATATATTTTAGAAATAATGTTTATGATAAAGTATACAAACAAAATAATAATATTTTTAGTTTTTAA
- a CDS encoding NADH-quinone oxidoreductase subunit NuoF has product MRINTREELNSSIQKYKLVLGKQAKRILICGGTGCVASGSLKIYDKLKELIEQRGLEISISLEEEPHNDSIGLKKSGCHGFCEMGPLLRIEPEGILYIKVKLEDCEEIVERSIISNEIIERLIYKNEDKSYGKQEEIPFYAKQTRIALEHCGHINAESIEEYLAVDGYTAVAKALFDMTPEEIVNEISESYLRGRGGGGFQTGRKWSQVLKQSEKEKYIVCNGDEGDPGAFMDRSMMEGDPHRVIEGMIIAGIATKSHHGYIYVRAEYPLAVKRLQMAIEQAIKTGFLGDNILNSGFDFDLHISQGAGAFVCGEGSALTASIEGNRGMPRVKPPRTVEKGLFEKPTVLNNVETFCNVPSIINKGAKWYKNIGTEKNYGTKAFALTGNVKHTGLIEVPMGTKLKEIIFDIGGGVKEGKFKAVQIGGPSGGCLCVGENHLELPLDFDSLKKVGAMIGSGGLVVMNNKSCMVEVARFFMNFTQNESCGKCIPCREGTKRMLEILTDIVEGRGTLEHLDMLEELSDTISETALCGLGKSASLPVKSTLKYFRDEYIAHVVDKKCPGGVCKALMSYEINKDKCKGCSKCARICPAGAITGEIKKPYTIDKSKCIKCGACMEGCAFKAIQMV; this is encoded by the coding sequence ATGAGAATTAATACTAGAGAAGAGTTGAATTCTTCAATACAAAAATATAAGTTGGTTTTAGGTAAACAAGCTAAGCGAATATTAATTTGTGGTGGTACAGGATGTGTAGCTAGTGGTTCATTAAAAATATATGATAAATTGAAAGAATTAATAGAACAAAGAGGTCTTGAAATAAGTATTTCATTAGAAGAAGAACCACATAATGATAGTATTGGTTTAAAAAAGAGTGGATGTCATGGATTTTGTGAAATGGGTCCTCTTTTGAGAATAGAACCAGAGGGAATACTATATATAAAGGTTAAACTAGAAGATTGTGAAGAAATTGTTGAAAGAAGCATAATATCAAATGAAATAATAGAACGTCTTATTTATAAAAATGAAGATAAAAGTTATGGCAAGCAAGAAGAAATTCCTTTTTATGCAAAACAAACACGTATTGCTTTAGAACATTGTGGTCACATAAATGCAGAATCTATTGAAGAATATTTAGCTGTTGATGGTTATACTGCTGTTGCTAAAGCACTTTTTGATATGACACCAGAAGAAATTGTAAATGAAATATCTGAATCATATCTTCGTGGAAGAGGTGGGGGTGGTTTTCAAACAGGAAGAAAATGGTCTCAAGTATTAAAACAGTCTGAAAAAGAAAAATATATAGTGTGCAATGGTGATGAAGGTGATCCAGGAGCTTTTATGGATAGAAGTATGATGGAAGGTGATCCACATAGAGTAATTGAAGGAATGATTATAGCTGGAATTGCAACTAAATCACATCATGGTTATATATATGTTCGTGCTGAATATCCTCTTGCAGTTAAAAGGCTACAAATGGCTATAGAACAAGCTATTAAAACGGGATTTTTAGGTGATAATATTTTAAATTCTGGATTTGACTTTGACTTACATATAAGTCAAGGAGCAGGAGCATTTGTTTGTGGTGAAGGTAGTGCTCTTACAGCATCTATAGAAGGTAATAGAGGTATGCCAAGAGTTAAACCACCAAGAACTGTTGAAAAAGGCTTATTTGAAAAACCAACAGTATTAAATAACGTTGAAACGTTCTGTAATGTTCCAAGCATAATAAATAAAGGAGCAAAATGGTATAAGAATATTGGTACTGAAAAAAATTATGGAACTAAGGCTTTTGCACTTACTGGAAATGTAAAACATACAGGATTAATAGAAGTTCCCATGGGAACAAAATTAAAAGAAATAATATTTGACATTGGTGGAGGGGTAAAAGAGGGAAAATTTAAAGCAGTTCAAATTGGCGGTCCATCAGGAGGATGTCTTTGTGTTGGTGAAAATCATTTAGAATTACCACTAGATTTTGATTCGTTAAAGAAAGTTGGTGCTATGATAGGTAGTGGTGGACTAGTTGTAATGAATAATAAAAGCTGTATGGTAGAAGTAGCACGTTTCTTTATGAATTTTACTCAAAATGAATCCTGTGGAAAATGTATACCTTGTAGAGAAGGTACAAAGAGAATGTTAGAAATTTTAACTGATATTGTAGAAGGAAGAGGTACACTAGAGCATCTTGATATGTTAGAAGAATTATCAGATACCATATCTGAAACGGCACTTTGTGGTCTTGGAAAAAGTGCATCATTACCAGTAAAAAGTACCTTGAAATATTTTAGAGATGAATATATAGCACACGTTGTAGATAAAAAATGTCCAGGGGGAGTATGCAAAGCTTTAATGTCTTATGAAATAAATAAAGACAAATGTAAAGGATGTTCTAAATGTGCTAGAATCTGTCCTGCTGGAGCTATTACAGGGGAAATAAAGAAACCTTATACCATTGATAAATCTAAATGCATTAAATGTGGCGCATGTATGGAAGGATGTGCATTTAAAGCAATACAAATGGTTTAA
- a CDS encoding complex I 24 kDa subunit family protein — MILKEEEMKELNNIVAYHNYQKSSVIAIMQEVQKKYRYLPKEALCYIAKKLDISEAKIYGVATFYENFSLQPKGRHVIKICDGTACHVRGSIPILEEFRKILGLSENKITTDDMLFTVETVSCLGACGLAPACTVNDIVYPSMTKQKARDLIKQLKEEATNEN, encoded by the coding sequence ATGATATTAAAGGAAGAAGAAATGAAAGAATTAAATAACATTGTAGCTTATCATAATTATCAAAAGTCATCAGTCATTGCAATAATGCAAGAAGTTCAAAAAAAATATCGTTATTTACCAAAAGAAGCACTATGTTATATTGCAAAAAAACTAGATATAAGTGAAGCAAAAATATATGGTGTAGCAACCTTTTATGAAAACTTTTCGTTGCAACCTAAAGGTAGACATGTAATAAAAATTTGTGATGGAACGGCATGTCATGTAAGAGGCTCTATACCTATATTAGAGGAGTTTAGAAAAATATTAGGGCTTTCAGAAAATAAGATTACAACAGATGATATGCTTTTTACAGTTGAAACTGTATCTTGCCTAGGGGCATGTGGGTTAGCACCTGCTTGTACTGTAAACGATATAGTGTATCCTAGTATGACTAAGCAAAAAGCTAGAGATTTAATAAAACAATTAAAGGAGGAAGCAACTAATGAGAATTAA
- a CDS encoding MATE family efflux transporter has product MSGINVLEQKNKSINSLFKLTWPIFIELILQMLVSNVDQLMLSRVSENAVAAVGNVNQIMNFLLITFSIITMATTILVSQYLGAENYEKVSEIYSVAIFSNLAFSILISIILLCFNGIFFKWLQMPDELLRNAKMYISIIGGGIFLQAIFMTYSAILRSNGLMKQGMYVSAVFNVINILGNFLFISGAFGIPKLGVEGVAISSVVSRFVGVMFIIYIFKHNIKQQVSFKYLNPFPKEIFKKLMNIGLPSGGESVSYNLSQMVILTFINIMGTSSIATKAYVGILAWFSFIYGSAVSQGNQIRIGYLIGGNDEEEAYKKVLQTLKPAAFVSVIVSILLFLFSDNLLRVFTSNPEILNLGKKVLFIDIFLEFGRAFNLVIIRGMQAAGDIKYPIFIGVLSMWIVATGLSYVFGIVFKMGLVGIWLAMMCDECLRGLIFYIRWRRGKWRAKCIVT; this is encoded by the coding sequence ATGAGTGGTATAAATGTATTAGAACAAAAAAATAAGAGCATAAATTCTTTGTTTAAATTAACATGGCCAATTTTTATAGAACTTATTTTACAAATGCTTGTAAGTAATGTAGATCAACTTATGTTAAGTAGGGTATCAGAAAATGCTGTTGCAGCAGTAGGAAATGTAAATCAAATTATGAATTTCTTACTTATTACTTTTAGTATTATTACAATGGCTACAACTATTTTAGTATCTCAATATTTAGGTGCTGAAAATTATGAAAAGGTTTCCGAAATATATTCTGTAGCTATATTTTCTAATTTGGCATTTAGTATTTTAATTAGTATTATACTATTGTGCTTTAATGGGATATTTTTTAAATGGTTACAAATGCCGGATGAATTATTACGTAATGCTAAAATGTATATAAGTATAATAGGTGGTGGAATATTTCTTCAAGCTATATTTATGACTTATTCTGCTATATTACGAAGTAATGGACTTATGAAGCAAGGAATGTATGTTTCAGCAGTATTTAATGTAATTAATATATTAGGAAACTTTTTATTTATAAGTGGAGCTTTTGGTATACCAAAACTAGGAGTAGAAGGAGTTGCTATATCAAGTGTAGTAAGTAGATTTGTAGGTGTTATGTTTATAATATACATATTTAAACATAATATAAAACAACAAGTATCTTTTAAATATTTAAATCCATTTCCAAAAGAAATTTTTAAAAAATTAATGAATATAGGATTGCCATCAGGTGGAGAATCTGTATCATATAATCTTTCTCAGATGGTAATATTAACATTTATAAATATAATGGGGACAAGCTCCATTGCAACCAAGGCTTACGTTGGTATATTAGCTTGGTTTTCATTTATATATGGATCAGCAGTATCTCAAGGTAATCAAATAAGAATTGGATATCTTATAGGAGGAAATGATGAAGAGGAAGCTTATAAAAAAGTTTTGCAAACATTAAAGCCAGCAGCTTTTGTTTCAGTTATAGTATCAATACTATTATTTTTATTTAGTGATAATTTATTAAGAGTATTTACTTCAAATCCTGAAATTTTAAATTTAGGAAAGAAGGTATTGTTTATAGATATATTTTTAGAATTTGGAAGAGCTTTTAATCTTGTCATAATAAGAGGTATGCAAGCAGCAGGAGATATTAAATATCCAATATTTATTGGTGTTTTATCAATGTGGATTGTAGCTACAGGTCTTTCATATGTTTTTGGAATAGTATTTAAAATGGGACTTGTAGGCATTTGGCTTGCTATGATGTGTGATGAGTGTTTAAGAGGTTTAATATTTTATATTAGGTGGAGAAGAGGAAAATGGAGAGCTAAGTGTATAGTGACTTAA
- a CDS encoding AI-2E family transporter produces the protein MKIDIDKKLFKYGLYTAITAITIYVAFAILFNMGNILETIFNIIVKITSLIKPLIIGILITYILFPLTRSIENFLKNNNIYKIKNTGTCRALSVIFSYLSIIGIILGLLCGIYFMIGGQLSKNISISNIVEYISTYLNTHSFSNSSISLALANLPFLDAWKNHIVEIVNFIQNYITNNIGKMASFAVSIGSSVATFFIALVISIYLLKDYEYFINLWQKLYYLIFRNSHFGKKTNYIFATIHEVFGKFIRGQLLEAFFVGVLSAIALSIVRIDYSFVIGIIVGLSNLIPYIGPIVGTILAAIMGLLSGTPIKIVYAIIAMIIVQQIDNNLLAPKIVGNSVGLHPVFTMLAILIGGNIGGLFGMLLAVPLAASFKVLLNNWYTNYMRKENLKQNKNL, from the coding sequence ATGAAGATTGATATTGATAAAAAATTATTTAAATATGGATTATATACTGCTATTACAGCGATAACTATATATGTTGCATTTGCTATTTTGTTTAATATGGGTAATATTTTAGAAACTATCTTTAACATTATAGTTAAAATAACTTCATTAATCAAACCATTAATAATAGGAATTTTAATTACATATATTTTATTTCCTCTTACTAGAAGTATAGAAAATTTTCTAAAAAATAATAATATCTATAAGATAAAAAATACTGGTACTTGTCGTGCTTTAAGTGTTATATTTTCTTATCTTTCAATAATAGGAATAATACTTGGACTTCTTTGTGGAATTTACTTTATGATTGGTGGACAATTATCAAAAAATATTAGTATTTCTAATATAGTAGAATATATATCTACTTATTTAAATACACATTCATTTTCTAATTCATCAATTAGTTTAGCATTAGCAAACTTACCATTTTTAGATGCTTGGAAAAATCACATAGTAGAAATAGTTAATTTTATTCAGAATTATATTACAAATAATATAGGAAAAATGGCTTCTTTTGCAGTATCTATAGGAAGTAGTGTTGCTACCTTCTTTATTGCCCTAGTTATAAGTATTTACTTACTAAAAGATTATGAATATTTTATTAATCTTTGGCAAAAACTTTATTACTTAATTTTTAGAAATAGTCATTTTGGTAAAAAAACAAATTATATATTTGCAACAATTCATGAAGTATTTGGAAAATTTATTCGTGGTCAGTTATTAGAAGCTTTCTTTGTAGGAGTACTTTCAGCCATAGCTTTATCTATAGTTAGAATAGATTATTCATTTGTTATAGGTATAATAGTTGGTTTGTCTAATCTCATTCCGTATATTGGTCCAATAGTAGGTACTATTTTAGCTGCTATAATGGGATTATTAAGTGGAACACCTATAAAAATAGTTTATGCCATTATTGCAATGATTATTGTACAACAAATAGATAATAATCTTTTGGCACCCAAAATAGTTGGAAATAGCGTAGGTCTACATCCAGTATTTACTATGCTTGCAATATTAATAGGTGGTAATATAGGTGGATTATTTGGAATGCTTTTAGCTGTACCTTTAGCTGCTTCATTTAAAGTATTATTAAATAATTGGTATACTAATTATATGAGAAAAGAAAACTTAAAACAAAATAAAAATCTATAA
- a CDS encoding phosphoglycerate mutase family protein, with amino-acid sequence MRIGLVRHFKVDYKRRFLMTSKQFKDWEMAYDTSEVIRNDVELQNIHWDKCYCSTLSRAITTAKDIYTDEVIQSDLIREVPISPIFNTNFKLPFWFWAISARFAWYFNHSSQEELKRNTELNAKDFLDFLEKAAKEEKSENILIVTHGFFMYTLQKQLKKRGFKGKMIHTPKNGNLYLYKR; translated from the coding sequence ATGAGAATTGGACTTGTAAGGCACTTTAAAGTTGATTATAAAAGAAGATTTCTTATGACATCAAAACAATTTAAAGATTGGGAAATGGCGTATGATACTAGTGAAGTTATAAGAAATGATGTAGAACTTCAAAATATTCATTGGGATAAATGTTATTGTAGCACATTAAGTAGAGCAATAACCACTGCTAAGGATATATATACTGACGAAGTGATTCAAAGTGATTTAATAAGGGAAGTTCCAATAAGCCCTATATTTAATACTAATTTTAAGTTGCCATTTTGGTTTTGGGCTATAAGTGCAAGGTTTGCATGGTATTTTAATCATTCATCACAAGAGGAGCTAAAGAGAAATACTGAGTTAAATGCTAAAGATTTCTTAGATTTTTTAGAGAAAGCAGCGAAGGAAGAAAAGTCAGAAAATATTTTAATAGTTACACATGGATTTTTTATGTACACTCTTCAAAAACAATTAAAGAAAAGAGGATTTAAAGGAAAAATGATACATACACCTAAAAATGGGAATTTATATTTATATAAAAGATAA
- a CDS encoding [FeFe] hydrogenase, group A, producing the protein MSKYMIIDGNKVEFDNEKNILDLVRKVGIDLPTFCYYSDLSIYGACRMCVVEDEWGGIIASCSTPPKDKMSIKTNTPKLHKHRKMILELLLASHCRDCTVCEKSGKCKLQELALRFGVKNIRFKNKNEKIELDTSSKSIIRDPSKCILCGDCVRMCNEIQNVGAIDFAYRGAKMVVTTAFDKCLGETDCVNCGQCASVCPTGAIVVKSDIKSVWKELYNPKKRVVAQVAPAVRVALGEEFGIKPGENVMDKIVAAMRKLGFDEIYDTSLTADMTIIEESNELLEKLESGSDKFPLFTSCCPAWVKYVENKHPKLMKYVSTCKSPMQMFGSLIKEYFKEKDILEEKETISVAIMPCTAKKAEAAREEFIRDGIKDIDYVITTTELCRMIKEAGFQFDKIEPESSDMPFSLYSGAGVIFGITGGVTEAVIRGVIEDKSSKALKEIEFIGVRGIEGLKVCEVSFREKKLRIGVVSGLANAEKLINKIQSRKEHFDFVEVMACPGGCIGGAGQPFSLKEGKYKRANGLYKVDKVTQIKRSQENPVIISLYNGLLKGRLKELLHVHYKHEQDEE; encoded by the coding sequence ATGTCAAAATATATGATAATTGATGGTAACAAGGTAGAATTTGATAATGAAAAAAATATTCTGGATTTGGTTAGAAAAGTTGGAATTGATTTACCTACATTTTGTTATTATTCTGATTTGTCCATTTATGGAGCTTGTAGAATGTGTGTAGTTGAAGATGAGTGGGGAGGAATTATAGCTTCTTGTTCTACACCGCCTAAAGATAAAATGTCAATAAAAACAAATACACCTAAGCTTCATAAACATCGTAAAATGATACTAGAACTTTTATTAGCATCACATTGTAGAGATTGTACTGTGTGTGAAAAAAGTGGGAAATGCAAACTTCAAGAGTTAGCTTTACGTTTTGGTGTGAAAAATATTAGATTTAAAAATAAAAATGAGAAAATAGAATTAGATACTTCTTCTAAATCAATAATACGTGATCCAAGTAAATGTATATTATGTGGTGATTGTGTTAGAATGTGTAATGAAATACAAAATGTTGGAGCAATTGATTTTGCATATCGTGGAGCAAAAATGGTTGTAACTACTGCATTTGATAAATGTTTGGGAGAAACAGATTGTGTAAATTGTGGACAGTGTGCAAGTGTATGTCCAACAGGTGCCATCGTTGTAAAAAGTGACATAAAATCTGTATGGAAAGAATTATATAATCCTAAAAAAAGGGTAGTGGCTCAAGTTGCACCAGCTGTAAGAGTTGCATTAGGTGAAGAATTTGGAATAAAGCCTGGTGAAAATGTTATGGATAAAATAGTAGCTGCAATGAGAAAATTAGGTTTTGATGAGATATATGATACTTCTTTAACAGCAGATATGACGATAATAGAAGAATCTAATGAATTGTTAGAAAAGTTGGAATCGGGTAGTGATAAATTTCCTTTATTTACTTCTTGTTGCCCAGCTTGGGTTAAATATGTAGAAAACAAGCATCCAAAACTTATGAAATATGTATCAACATGTAAATCCCCTATGCAAATGTTTGGATCACTGATAAAAGAATATTTTAAAGAAAAAGATATTTTAGAAGAAAAGGAAACAATATCAGTAGCCATTATGCCATGTACTGCTAAAAAAGCAGAAGCAGCTAGAGAAGAGTTTATAAGAGATGGAATCAAAGATATTGATTATGTAATTACGACAACAGAATTATGCAGAATGATTAAGGAAGCGGGTTTTCAATTTGATAAGATTGAACCAGAATCTTCAGATATGCCATTTTCTTTATATTCAGGAGCTGGGGTCATATTTGGAATTACAGGTGGAGTAACTGAAGCTGTAATTCGTGGAGTTATAGAAGATAAGAGTTCAAAAGCATTAAAAGAAATTGAATTTATAGGTGTTCGTGGAATAGAAGGATTAAAAGTTTGTGAAGTTTCATTTAGAGAAAAAAAATTACGTATAGGAGTAGTAAGTGGTCTTGCTAATGCTGAAAAGTTAATAAATAAAATTCAAAGTAGAAAAGAACATTTTGATTTTGTGGAAGTTATGGCCTGCCCAGGAGGATGTATAGGTGGAGCGGGACAACCATTTAGTTTAAAAGAAGGTAAGTACAAAAGAGCTAACGGTCTTTATAAAGTCGATAAGGTTACGCAAATAAAAAGAAGTCAAGAGAATCCAGTAATAATATCTTTGTATAATGGATTACTAAAGGGACGTTTAAAAGAACTATTACACGTTCATTATAAACATGAACAGGATGAAGAATAG